The following nucleotide sequence is from Micromonospora sp. WMMD1120.
TCGTCTACCTCAAGGGTTTCCAGCCCGCCGTGGACGACGCCGTCGCGCAGAACGGCGGCGACCGGGCGTTCGACGTGACGAGCGTGCAGCCGCTGCTGGACGCGTCCGCCGGTGGGCACGACCACGAGGGTGAGGAGGGGCACACCGAGGAGGGCGGCGGCAAGGACCCGCACGTCTGGCTCGACCCGACGCGACTGGCCGGCATCGGCGACCAGCTCGCCCAGCGGCTCGGCACCGCCGACGCGGAACACGCCGCCGACTACACCGCCCGCGCCGCGGCGCTGCGCGCCGACCTGGAGACCCTGGACGGCGAGTTCCGCACCGGTCTCGCGACCTGCCAGCGGCGGGAGATCGTGACCAGCCACGCCGCGTTCGGTTACCTGGCCGACCGCTACCAGCTCGACCAGGTCGGCATCACCGGGCTGAGCCCGGACGTCGAGCCCTCCCCGCAGCGGCTGGCGCACGTGATCGAGGAGGCCAAGGAGCACCGGGCCACCACGATCTTCTTCGAGACGCTGGTCAGCCCGAAGGTCGCCGAGACCATCGCCGGTCAGGTCGGCGCGAGGACCGCGGTGCTGGACCCGATCGAAGGACTCGCCGCGGGCAGCGACGGGGACTACCTTTCCGTCATGCGTACCAACCTGCGGACCCTACAGACGGCCCTGGGCTGCTCGTGACCGCACCTGTCATCACCGTCGAGCACGGGGTGGTCGGCTACGACGGCCGCCCCGTGCTCCGGGACGTCTCGTTCACGGTGACCGCCGGCGAGGTGGTAGCGGTGCTCGGCGCCAACGGCTCCGGCAAGTCGACGCTGATCCGCGCCGTGCTCGGGCTGGTGCCGATCAGCGCCGGCTCGGTCACCCTCTTCGACCGGCCGGTGCGGCGCTTCCGGCAGTGGGCCCGCATCGGGTACGTCCCGCAGCGGCTGGGCGCCGGCGGCGGCGTACCGGCCACCGTCCGCGAGGTGGTGGCCTCCGGCCGGCTGGCCCGCCGGGGAGTGCTGCGGCCCCCCGGTCGCGCCGACCGGGCCGCCGTCGACGCCGCCCTGCTCGCTGTCGGGCTCGCCGACCGGGCCGGCGACCCGGTGTCCACGCTCTCCGGCGGCCAGCAGCAGCGCACCCTGATCGCCCGGGCACTGGCCGGCGAGCCGGAGCTGCTGGTGCTCGACGAGCCCACCGCCGGTGTGGACGCGGTCAGCCAGGAGGCGTTCGCCGACGCGCTGCGCGACTTCGTGGCCGGCGGCGGGACGGTGCTGCTCGTCGCGCACGAGCTGGGTCCGCTGCGGCCGGTGATCAGCCGGGCTGTCGTCGTACACGAGGGTCGCATCGCCCACGACGGCGCGGTGCCGGACCCGGCCGGGCATCACGCGGAGCCCGGCCACGACCACGTGCATCCGCACTGCTACGACGAGCCCGCCGGGCTGTGGAGCAACTGACCCATGGAACTCTTCCAGTACCCCTACATGCAGCGCGCCCTGATCGGCGCGTTGGTGATCGGCCTGGCCGCGCCGGCGCTCGGCATCTACCTGGTGCAGCGCCGGTTGGCGCTGATCGGCGACGGTGTCGGGCACGTGGCGTTGACCGGCGTCGGGGCCGGCCTGCTCCTCAACCGCTCCCCGGTGCTGGTCGCGGTGATCGCCGCCACCATCGGCGCGATCGCCATCGAGGTGGTCCGCGCCCGCGGGCGTACCTCCGGTGACCTGGCCCTGGCCCTGCTCTTCTACGGGGGCATCGCGGGCGGTGTGCTGCTGGTCGGCCTCTCCGACGCGACCAGCGCGAACCTCAACGCCTACCTGTTCGGGTCGCTGACCACCATCTCCCCCGCCGACCTGCTCACCATCGGGGTGCTCGGCGCGGCCATCCTGGTCACGATGATCGCGCTGCGGCCGGCCCTCTTCGCGGTCAGCCACGACGAGGAGTACGCCCGGGTCTCCGGCCTGCCGGTCCGGACCCTGAACCTGCTCATCGCGGTCGCCACGGCGGTCACCGTGACCATCGCGATGCGGGCCGTCGGCGTGCTGCTGATCAGCGCCCTGATGGTGGTGCCGGTCGCCACCGCCCAACAGGTCACCCGGGGGTTCCGGAGCACGATGGCCGCCGCGATGGCGCTCGGGTTGTTCGCCGCCGGCTCGGGTGTGTGGATCGCGGCCACCGCCGACACCGCTCCGGGCGCCTCGGTGGTCCTGGTGGCGATCGCGTCCTTCCTGGTCGTGGCCGTGGCCGGTGGCGTCTGGCGGACGCTGCGCCGCCGGGCGACACCGGCCGCCACGCCGGTGCCGGAGCCGCACGAGGTGGTGCTGAGCTGATCCTCAGCGGCAGGACCTCAGTGGTATTGGTTACCGTTGCCTGATGACCAGCGCGACGGGCTATGACGGGTTCGACGGGGCCAGCGAGTTGCTCCGTGCCCTGTCCGCACCCATCCGGCTGGCCATCGTCAGCGAGCTGTCCGGCGGCGAACGGTGCGTCCACGAGCTGGTGGAGAAGCTCGGGGCCGCGCAGCCACTCGTCTCCCAGCACCTGCGGGTGCTGCGTGGGGCGGGTGTGGTGCGCGGCTCCCGCCGTGGCCGGGAGATCGCGTACAGCCTGGTCGACGAGCATGTCGCACACATCGTGGCGGACGCGGTCAGCCACGCCGGGGAGGGGTCATGAGCGAGAGCGGCGCCGCGGTGCGCAACACCCGGCAGCGCTCGGCGGTGAGCGCGCTGTTGGGCGAGATGGAGGGCTTCCACAGCGCCCAGGACCTGCACGCCATGCTGCGCCAGCGCGGCGAGCGGGTCGGCCTGACCACCGTCTACCGCACCCTTCAGGGGCTGGCCGACGCGGGCGAGATCGACGTGATGCGCCCGCCGGGTGGCGAGCACCTCTACCGCCGGTGCAGCGAGGGGCACCACCACCACCTGGTCTGCCGGGCCTGCGGGCGTACCGTCGAGGTGGCCGGCCCGGCGGTGGAGAGCTGGGCCGACCGGGTCGCCACCCAGCACGGCTACGCCGACGTCAGCCACACCCTGGAGATCTTCGGCACCTGCCCGGCCTGCCTCCGCTGACCAGGCCGATCCGACGGGTGCCGGTCCCGACGGGTTCGTGACACGCTGACCGGCGTGAAAATCTACGCCGATCGGTTTCCGACCGCCGCCCGTCAGTTGATCACCGACCTGCTCGTCGTCGCCTGGGTGTACGCGGCTATCCGCGGCGCGCTGTGGCTGCACGACCTGGTGCAGAAGCTCGCCGTACCCGGACAGAAGCTGGAGGGCGCGGGCAGCGGCCTCGCCGACAACCTGGCCGACGCCGGCGGCAAGGTCCGTCGGGTGCCGCTGGTCGGCGACGAGTTGACAGCGCCCTTCCGGCAGGCGGCCGACGCCGCCCGGGGGCTCGCCGACGCCGGCCGCGACCAGCAGCACCTGGTCGACCAACTCGCGCTCGCCCTCGCCGTCGCGGTGCTGATCTTCCCGCTCGGGCTGGTGCTCTTCGGCTGGCTGCCGCTGCGCATCCGGTGGATGCGTCGGGCCGGGTCGGCGGCGAGACTGGCCGTCGGGCCGGCCGGCCGGGACCTGCTCGCCCTACGCGCCCTGGCCACCCAGCCGCTGGGTCGGCTGAGCCGGATCGGCCCGGACGTCGCCGAGGCGTGGCGACGCGGCGACGACGCCACCGTCGACGCGCTGGCCGCGCTGGAGCTACGCCACCTCGGCCTGCGTGGCCGAGACCGCTGAGCCGTCGCCCGCACAGGCCCGCGCCCCTGCGCCCCTGCGCCCCCGTGCCCCCGTGCCCCCGTGCTTCCGCCTGGCGCCTCGATCAAGTGATGAGGAGTAGTTCCGCACGCGGCTTCTGAGCTACTCCTCATCACTTGATCAAGGGAAAGCCGCGGCGGCGACGTTTCGGGCGACCGGCGTGCGCAGCGCCAACTCGGTCTGCGTGGGCGGGGCCGCTAAGGTCGTCGGGTGTTCTACTTCCTCGTCGTCATCGCCGTCCTGCTGCTCGGCTATGCCGCTGTCCTGGTCTCCTTCGTCCGCCGGGGCAAGCGGATCCCGCCCGCGGCGTACCTGACCCTGGCCGGGCTCAACGGCCTGATCCTGGCGGGGGTGCTGGCCTGGGCCGTCGCCCGCTGACCGGCCGGCGGCGCGACGCGACACAGCCGGGCAGCGCGACACAGCCGGGCAGCGCGACACCGCTGACCGGGCACGGTCAGGGCTTGGGTGGGATGCGGCGGCGGACGTCGTCGGCGGTGGACGGGCCGGGCGCCCAGCGGGCCACCCAGGGCAGCTCGGTGGGCGGGGTGATGACACCCTCCTCCAGAGCCGCGTACCGGCCGGCGAGGATCCGCTTCGCGGCGGTGGTGTCGACCGCGTCGGTGTTGTCCCACAGCGCGGCGAAGAGGGCGTCCACCCGCACCCGGGCCTGCCGGCAGAACAGGTCGGCCAGTTCGACGTTCTCCGGGCGGTCGTCGCGTTCGGTCCAGGCGCGGACGCACACCGCCGACATCGCGAACAACTCGGCGCCGATGTCGACCACCCGGCCGAGGAACGCCTGCTTGCGCTCCATCTTTCCCTGCCAGCGGGACATCGCGTAGAACGTCGACCGGGCCAGCTTGCGCGAGGACCGCTCGAC
It contains:
- a CDS encoding metal ABC transporter substrate-binding protein, producing MTNRATYRVLAAAATALLTVGAGAGCSTDGAGADPQRVDVVAAFYPLQFLAERVGGDAVRVTNLAKPGAEPHDLELNPSQVGQVSEAELIVYLKGFQPAVDDAVAQNGGDRAFDVTSVQPLLDASAGGHDHEGEEGHTEEGGGKDPHVWLDPTRLAGIGDQLAQRLGTADAEHAADYTARAAALRADLETLDGEFRTGLATCQRREIVTSHAAFGYLADRYQLDQVGITGLSPDVEPSPQRLAHVIEEAKEHRATTIFFETLVSPKVAETIAGQVGARTAVLDPIEGLAAGSDGDYLSVMRTNLRTLQTALGCS
- a CDS encoding metal ABC transporter ATP-binding protein — its product is MTAPVITVEHGVVGYDGRPVLRDVSFTVTAGEVVAVLGANGSGKSTLIRAVLGLVPISAGSVTLFDRPVRRFRQWARIGYVPQRLGAGGGVPATVREVVASGRLARRGVLRPPGRADRAAVDAALLAVGLADRAGDPVSTLSGGQQQRTLIARALAGEPELLVLDEPTAGVDAVSQEAFADALRDFVAGGGTVLLVAHELGPLRPVISRAVVVHEGRIAHDGAVPDPAGHHAEPGHDHVHPHCYDEPAGLWSN
- a CDS encoding metal ABC transporter permease; this translates as MELFQYPYMQRALIGALVIGLAAPALGIYLVQRRLALIGDGVGHVALTGVGAGLLLNRSPVLVAVIAATIGAIAIEVVRARGRTSGDLALALLFYGGIAGGVLLVGLSDATSANLNAYLFGSLTTISPADLLTIGVLGAAILVTMIALRPALFAVSHDEEYARVSGLPVRTLNLLIAVATAVTVTIAMRAVGVLLISALMVVPVATAQQVTRGFRSTMAAAMALGLFAAGSGVWIAATADTAPGASVVLVAIASFLVVAVAGGVWRTLRRRATPAATPVPEPHEVVLS
- a CDS encoding metalloregulator ArsR/SmtB family transcription factor, with the protein product MTSATGYDGFDGASELLRALSAPIRLAIVSELSGGERCVHELVEKLGAAQPLVSQHLRVLRGAGVVRGSRRGREIAYSLVDEHVAHIVADAVSHAGEGS
- a CDS encoding Fur family transcriptional regulator; translated protein: MSESGAAVRNTRQRSAVSALLGEMEGFHSAQDLHAMLRQRGERVGLTTVYRTLQGLADAGEIDVMRPPGGEHLYRRCSEGHHHHLVCRACGRTVEVAGPAVESWADRVATQHGYADVSHTLEIFGTCPACLR